The Raoultibacter phocaeensis genome contains a region encoding:
- a CDS encoding MFS transporter, with product MSPASSTDLMPLTRLRRLKLLVSCIIMCAIGFIYGWSVFSAPLAEEFGWDAATISFTFTVLMWAFCAGGITGAKLSARASSRTTLIVSATGVFAAFSLTAIFVQQDMPWLPYLTYGVLGGCCVGMAYNTTMGATAPWYPDRTGTVSGLMLLCYGMSTMILGSAAAGLFSAIGWRWSYIALSACIAVLVGSLSLAVRKPTEQEAAALAFSLMESRSSASDPKAAASPLNCTTADMLRQPVFYTYACWMLAVSCIGLGLIGSANQLALAAGSAVPLAVAIVGILSVCNGCGRLVVGLLFDRAGIAATMAVVALAHGLGCLFVLAALLHASAAFMVAGVIVGGLGIGGTSVVGSGFIAQAFGSLHYAENLSILNLTLIPAALLGPLIISTSIIETGAYALGVSGLAALAAVAAACAALTNNRLKTRQR from the coding sequence ATGTCGCCCGCATCATCGACAGACCTCATGCCGCTTACGCGCCTCCGCAGGCTCAAACTTCTCGTGTCGTGCATCATCATGTGCGCCATCGGCTTCATCTACGGATGGTCGGTGTTCTCAGCGCCGCTCGCCGAAGAATTCGGCTGGGATGCGGCTACGATATCCTTCACCTTCACGGTACTCATGTGGGCCTTCTGCGCAGGCGGCATAACAGGGGCGAAACTTTCCGCCCGCGCGTCTTCGCGCACGACGCTCATCGTGTCGGCAACAGGCGTGTTCGCGGCGTTCTCCTTGACGGCGATCTTCGTGCAGCAGGACATGCCATGGTTGCCGTACCTGACCTATGGCGTGCTTGGAGGCTGCTGCGTCGGCATGGCCTACAACACGACGATGGGCGCCACGGCGCCTTGGTATCCCGATCGTACGGGAACGGTGTCGGGGTTGATGCTTCTGTGCTACGGCATGTCCACCATGATACTCGGTTCAGCTGCCGCGGGGCTGTTTTCGGCCATAGGGTGGCGCTGGTCCTACATCGCTCTCTCGGCGTGCATCGCCGTTCTTGTCGGAAGCCTTTCGCTCGCCGTCCGCAAGCCCACCGAGCAGGAAGCCGCAGCCCTTGCCTTTTCTCTGATGGAATCGCGATCGTCCGCATCCGACCCGAAAGCAGCCGCCTCGCCGCTTAATTGCACAACCGCAGACATGCTGCGCCAGCCTGTTTTCTATACGTATGCATGCTGGATGCTCGCCGTAAGCTGTATCGGTCTCGGGCTGATCGGCTCCGCAAACCAGCTCGCGCTCGCCGCGGGTAGCGCCGTACCGCTCGCGGTAGCCATTGTCGGCATCCTCTCGGTATGCAACGGATGCGGCCGACTGGTCGTCGGGCTTCTGTTCGATCGGGCGGGCATCGCCGCGACCATGGCCGTTGTGGCGTTAGCGCATGGGCTCGGGTGCCTGTTCGTTCTTGCGGCGCTTCTGCACGCATCGGCCGCCTTCATGGTTGCCGGCGTCATCGTGGGAGGCCTCGGCATCGGGGGTACGTCGGTCGTCGGATCGGGATTCATCGCCCAAGCGTTCGGCAGCCTGCACTACGCGGAAAACCTTTCGATTCTCAACCTTACGCTCATCCCCGCCGCTCTCTTAGGTCCGCTTATTATAAGCACGTCGATCATCGAAACGGGCGCATACGCGCTCGGCGTTTCAGGGCTTGCCGCTCTTGCAGCAGTCGCGGCTGCATGCGCCGCACTCACGAACAACCGGCTGAAAACTCGGCAACGCTGA
- a CDS encoding 4Fe-4S binding protein, producing MADYGLLIDYEYCTGCETCVVACKEEHDFPVGKWGIRVLDDGPWQKDDSGEGGNCFNWNKIPVPTDLCDLCADRTAEGKDPSCVHHCQAFCMEFGTIDELAAKLGKKPKQVLWAPLES from the coding sequence ATGGCTGATTATGGACTGCTGATCGACTACGAGTACTGCACCGGATGCGAGACCTGCGTGGTGGCCTGCAAGGAGGAGCACGATTTTCCCGTGGGCAAATGGGGCATCCGCGTACTTGACGACGGTCCGTGGCAGAAGGACGATTCCGGCGAGGGCGGCAACTGCTTCAACTGGAACAAGATACCCGTACCGACCGATCTGTGCGATTTGTGCGCCGATCGAACGGCGGAGGGCAAAGACCCCTCCTGCGTTCACCATTGCCAGGCATTCTGCATGGAATTCGGTACGATCGACGAGCTTGCGGCCAAGCTCGGTAAGAAGCCGAAGCAGGTGCTGTGGGCACCGCTCGAGTCGTAA
- a CDS encoding molybdopterin-dependent oxidoreductase — protein MKIKDRTVLKNLGSCGFGGASNTGCVDVLDGKVVRIRPLHYDEHYTPEDLNEWRYEVRGHTFRPGMKTLLPPLSLAYKKRAYSPNRVPYPLKRVDWDPSGDRNPQTRGISPYERISWDEATDIIASEIERIGREYGRRSILIQGEGHGETKVVSGAHGCSSLMLDYVGDEPGDYLIQARQPDSWEGWYWGAKHVWGMETHGQQNPQDNVIKDVSEHSDAVLFWGADPETTPWGWGGLQPSRLCYWFTEIGVKQIHIAPDVNYTNAVHADKWIPILPNTDAAFQLAIAYVWMTEGLYDKEYVDAHVEGFDWFEYYVLGHEDGVAKTPEWAAEKCGVPSYRIKAFARYWATHKVSIAHCNGGGYIRSCFSHEPARLEVCLLGMQGLGNPGVHQFKFIEWVLQGVNPVPPSEIYPTLMGVYHGWRMGAPKHFIPKTMTPDAILGGYTHDKPMTWFGHVVCYMKREDQFLEFQYPEEGAHPIHMIWSDTPCWETCWNGGNAYQDAVRDESIEFYLVQHPWMENDTLLADIILPVSTLFELKDIQADIFSGQWNKIIYEDQAIEPVGEAKGDYEAVCEIAKKLEAYGGEYEGLYEKLTCGRTIGEDIEYGYSISEVPLDVYPFEKLKEQQYFAFPTKKDWEKDPVGLELFAKDPAGHPLRTPSGKLEFYSIGLAEHFPDDTVRGPVPHWIEEADGHEERITSARAKDYPFLLVSNHPRWRVHAQHDDIPWLREIPTCKVRGSDGYLYEPIWVNPADAAALGLADGDIAKLFNERGAVLGGVIVTERIMPGVLYQDHGARTDILAYGAGGLDRGGANNLICPSATTSKNAAGEVTNGFLVGIEKVDVNSLAEQYPEAFARDYDPAAGLCASARIVRED, from the coding sequence ATGAAGATCAAGGATCGTACCGTATTGAAGAACCTCGGCTCATGCGGGTTCGGGGGAGCATCCAATACCGGATGCGTCGATGTGCTCGACGGGAAGGTCGTGCGCATTAGACCGCTTCACTACGATGAGCACTACACGCCCGAGGACCTGAACGAATGGCGCTACGAGGTGCGCGGGCATACGTTCAGGCCGGGCATGAAAACGCTGTTGCCGCCGCTTTCGCTCGCATACAAGAAGCGCGCGTATTCCCCGAACCGCGTACCGTACCCGCTCAAGCGCGTCGATTGGGATCCGTCAGGCGATCGCAATCCGCAGACGAGAGGCATCTCCCCGTACGAGCGCATCAGCTGGGACGAGGCGACCGACATCATCGCCTCCGAAATCGAGCGCATCGGGCGCGAGTACGGGCGGCGCTCCATCCTCATCCAAGGGGAGGGCCACGGGGAGACGAAAGTGGTGAGCGGGGCGCACGGGTGCTCGTCGCTCATGCTCGATTACGTCGGCGACGAGCCGGGCGACTACCTTATCCAGGCGCGCCAACCCGACAGCTGGGAGGGGTGGTACTGGGGTGCCAAGCACGTGTGGGGCATGGAAACCCACGGACAGCAGAACCCGCAGGACAACGTCATCAAGGACGTGAGCGAGCACAGCGATGCGGTGTTGTTTTGGGGCGCCGACCCAGAGACCACGCCGTGGGGCTGGGGCGGATTGCAACCGAGCCGCCTGTGCTACTGGTTCACCGAAATCGGTGTGAAGCAGATACATATCGCACCCGATGTGAACTACACCAACGCGGTCCATGCGGACAAATGGATACCCATCCTGCCCAATACCGATGCGGCATTTCAGCTTGCGATCGCCTATGTGTGGATGACTGAGGGGCTCTACGATAAGGAGTACGTGGATGCCCACGTCGAGGGGTTCGACTGGTTCGAGTACTATGTGCTCGGCCACGAAGACGGCGTTGCGAAAACGCCCGAGTGGGCGGCCGAGAAGTGCGGGGTGCCGTCGTATCGCATCAAAGCGTTCGCGCGGTACTGGGCAACCCACAAGGTGTCCATTGCGCACTGCAACGGCGGCGGCTACATCCGCTCGTGCTTCTCGCATGAGCCGGCGCGGCTGGAAGTGTGCCTGCTCGGCATGCAAGGGCTCGGCAATCCGGGCGTCCACCAGTTCAAGTTCATCGAATGGGTGCTCCAGGGCGTGAACCCTGTTCCGCCGAGCGAGATCTATCCGACGCTCATGGGCGTGTACCACGGGTGGCGTATGGGAGCGCCCAAGCATTTCATCCCCAAAACGATGACGCCCGATGCGATTCTCGGCGGGTATACGCACGACAAGCCGATGACCTGGTTCGGTCATGTGGTGTGCTATATGAAGCGCGAGGATCAGTTCCTCGAATTCCAGTATCCCGAAGAAGGGGCGCATCCGATCCATATGATATGGAGCGATACGCCGTGTTGGGAGACGTGCTGGAACGGCGGAAACGCCTATCAGGACGCCGTGCGCGACGAAAGCATCGAATTCTATCTCGTGCAGCATCCGTGGATGGAAAACGATACGCTTCTCGCCGACATCATCCTGCCCGTGTCGACGCTGTTCGAGCTCAAGGACATCCAAGCCGACATTTTTTCGGGGCAATGGAACAAGATCATCTACGAAGATCAGGCAATCGAGCCCGTCGGCGAAGCGAAGGGCGATTACGAGGCCGTGTGCGAAATCGCCAAGAAGCTCGAAGCGTACGGAGGCGAGTACGAGGGCCTTTACGAGAAGCTCACCTGCGGGCGCACCATCGGCGAGGACATAGAATACGGCTACTCGATCAGCGAAGTGCCGCTTGACGTGTACCCGTTCGAGAAGCTCAAAGAACAGCAGTACTTCGCGTTCCCCACGAAAAAGGATTGGGAGAAGGATCCCGTGGGACTCGAGCTGTTCGCAAAAGACCCCGCTGGCCATCCGCTGCGAACGCCCTCGGGCAAGCTCGAGTTCTACTCGATCGGTTTGGCGGAGCATTTCCCCGACGATACGGTGCGCGGCCCGGTGCCCCACTGGATCGAGGAGGCCGACGGACACGAAGAGCGCATCACGTCGGCGCGGGCGAAGGACTATCCGTTTTTGCTCGTATCGAACCATCCCCGTTGGCGGGTGCACGCCCAGCACGACGATATCCCGTGGCTGCGCGAGATACCGACCTGCAAGGTGAGAGGGTCCGACGGATACCTCTACGAACCCATTTGGGTGAACCCCGCCGATGCTGCGGCGCTCGGGCTTGCAGACGGCGATATCGCCAAACTGTTCAACGAACGCGGTGCGGTGCTCGGCGGTGTGATTGTGACCGAGCGAATCATGCCCGGCGTACTGTACCAGGATCACGGTGCGCGAACCGATATCCTCGCATACGGTGCGGGCGGCCTCGACCGCGGGGGAGCGAACAACCTCATCTGTCCGAGTGCGACCACCTCGAAGAACGCAGCGGGCGAAGTGACGAACGGGTTTCTCGTGGGTATCGAGAAAGTCGATGTGAACTCGTTAGCCGAGCAGTATCCCGAAGCGTTCGCACGCGACTACGATCCCGCCGCGGGCCTATGCGCTTCGGCGCGTATCGTGAGGGAGGACTAA
- a CDS encoding helix-turn-helix domain-containing protein has protein sequence MATENKLGGKITTLRESLQLTQDELALRCNCDVEVIRDLENGATAPSLAPLIKITRALGVRLGTLMDDDEALGPVYVKADEIEEATRASSLETASDAGDLRFFSLAEGRPSRHMDPFIITIKPSGETDHVLSQHEGEEFLYGMEGCVEIEYGKEVFVLRPGESIYYDSIVPHQVRAHDGQSAKFLAVVYTPM, from the coding sequence ATGGCTACGGAAAACAAACTCGGAGGCAAGATCACCACGTTGCGCGAGTCGCTGCAGCTAACGCAGGACGAATTGGCGCTTCGGTGCAACTGCGACGTCGAGGTTATCCGCGACCTAGAAAACGGTGCGACGGCGCCGTCGCTTGCTCCGCTTATCAAAATTACCCGTGCGCTCGGCGTGCGGCTCGGCACGCTCATGGATGACGACGAGGCACTGGGCCCTGTGTACGTGAAGGCCGACGAAATCGAAGAAGCCACGCGCGCGAGCAGTTTGGAAACCGCATCCGACGCGGGCGATCTGCGGTTCTTCAGCCTTGCGGAGGGCCGTCCCTCGCGCCATATGGATCCGTTCATCATCACCATCAAACCCTCGGGCGAAACCGATCACGTGCTTTCGCAGCACGAGGGCGAGGAGTTCCTCTACGGCATGGAGGGATGTGTCGAGATCGAGTACGGCAAAGAGGTGTTCGTACTCCGTCCCGGCGAGAGCATCTACTACGATTCGATCGTACCGCATCAGGTGCGGGCCCACGACGGGCAGAGCGCCAAGTTCCTCGCCGTCGTGTACACGCCGATGTGA
- a CDS encoding helix-turn-helix transcriptional regulator, producing MKDFKAYLEEELGLALTATPWNDAANLPVFLSRAAQYWQCVTGGVRFLVAEVNGGESLPDLKRIPSQLARRTDLSVVVVADIDARQRKALVRQGVPFIVPGRQAYLPFLGFVATSARPVRALGERLSPSAQAALVALIANPEIRFAGELRELTEMPSSSVSRALDELSRRKLIVKTKEGRDIVISRSAERNVLLKNAMPYLASPVMRILYARKSGLTSELSLAGESALSERTMIGAPSIEQRAVFRKDLGGSEFEEVQEGELPDMEVSQIQIWSYDPLVAGRKEIDDVSLALSLVGENDERINGQLDALFNEEDLWQ from the coding sequence ATGAAAGACTTCAAAGCATATCTCGAAGAAGAACTAGGGCTTGCCTTGACGGCTACTCCTTGGAATGATGCCGCTAACCTGCCCGTGTTCCTCTCCCGTGCGGCGCAGTACTGGCAGTGCGTAACCGGCGGCGTGCGGTTTCTTGTCGCTGAAGTGAACGGCGGCGAATCTCTTCCTGATTTGAAGAGGATACCATCGCAGCTTGCTCGGAGGACGGATTTATCCGTTGTTGTCGTTGCTGATATCGATGCAAGGCAGCGAAAAGCCCTTGTTCGGCAAGGCGTGCCCTTTATCGTCCCCGGTCGGCAGGCGTACCTTCCTTTTCTGGGATTTGTTGCAACCTCTGCGCGGCCGGTGCGTGCGCTCGGTGAGCGATTGTCGCCGAGCGCGCAGGCGGCGCTCGTTGCGCTTATTGCTAATCCGGAGATCCGCTTTGCAGGTGAGTTACGTGAGCTTACGGAAATGCCTTCGAGCAGCGTATCAAGGGCTCTTGATGAGCTATCGCGCAGAAAGCTCATCGTAAAGACGAAAGAAGGACGGGATATTGTTATCTCTCGCAGTGCAGAAAGAAACGTGCTATTGAAAAACGCGATGCCGTATCTCGCAAGTCCCGTCATGCGAATTCTTTACGCGAGGAAAAGTGGTCTAACGAGTGAATTATCTCTAGCGGGTGAAAGTGCGCTGTCCGAACGGACGATGATTGGCGCGCCGTCCATCGAACAGCGTGCCGTCTTTCGAAAGGATCTCGGTGGTTCAGAGTTTGAAGAGGTGCAGGAGGGCGAGCTGCCCGATATGGAAGTTTCTCAGATACAGATCTGGAGCTATGATCCGCTTGTCGCTGGTCGCAAGGAAATCGATGATGTGTCGCTCGCTTTGTCTTTGGTTGGGGAAAATGACGAGCGCATCAACGGCCAACTCGATGCGTTGTTCAATGAGGAGGATCTATGGCAGTAA
- a CDS encoding AMP-binding protein, producing METDIEYKGEPGSPDYKLHSEKTIGRYFRDQVAIDPDHEFVVYPDRNLRWTYRDFDERTDNLARGLLAIGMKPGDHLGVWARNIPDWLTFMYATAKAGIVMVTVNPVYKSHELDYVLKQSDMKALCVIDAYRDVDYLEIIRGLVPESLTQQRGHLKSENYPMLENLIYMGPEKHRGFYSVPELILLGEYLPEDALPEAEAQFDNNDVVMMQYTSGTTGFPKGVMLTHRNILNNGFYIGEGQKLTADDRVVLPVPFFHCFGCVLGVMANLTHRSTMIIVEDFNASLVLQAIHKERATAVYGVPTMFIAELNHPDFEKYDLTSLRTGIMAGSPCPPETMREVMDKMHMTEITICYGLTETSPVFTQTSADDDIEHKCETVGRKHEPVLVKIVDPDTGRVCGIGEPGELCCKGYNVMKGYYKMPEETARAIDEEGYLHSGDIGTVDADGYYRVTGRVKDMIIRGGENVYPLEVENFLLTMPGVLDAQVVGAPDARLGEIVVAFVRTRPGHEDMTEEDVRAFAIPRIARYKVPKRVFFVDEFPMTPSMKVQKFKLREMAQEYIEAGK from the coding sequence ATGGAAACCGATATCGAATACAAAGGCGAGCCCGGCTCGCCCGATTATAAGCTCCACTCGGAAAAGACCATCGGCCGCTATTTCCGCGACCAGGTGGCGATCGATCCCGACCACGAGTTCGTCGTGTATCCCGACCGCAATCTGCGTTGGACGTATAGGGATTTCGACGAGCGCACCGACAATCTCGCGCGTGGGCTTCTCGCCATCGGCATGAAGCCGGGCGACCATCTGGGCGTTTGGGCGCGCAACATTCCCGATTGGCTCACGTTCATGTACGCCACCGCCAAGGCGGGCATCGTCATGGTGACGGTGAATCCGGTGTACAAGAGCCACGAGCTTGATTACGTGCTCAAGCAGTCGGACATGAAGGCGCTCTGCGTGATCGACGCGTACCGTGACGTCGATTACCTTGAGATCATCCGCGGACTCGTGCCCGAATCGCTTACCCAGCAGCGCGGGCATTTGAAATCGGAAAACTATCCCATGCTCGAAAACCTCATCTACATGGGACCCGAGAAGCACCGCGGATTCTACAGCGTGCCCGAACTGATCCTTTTGGGCGAATACCTCCCCGAAGACGCGCTCCCCGAGGCCGAGGCGCAGTTTGATAACAACGACGTGGTCATGATGCAGTACACCTCCGGCACGACGGGATTTCCGAAAGGCGTCATGCTCACGCATCGTAATATCTTGAACAACGGGTTCTATATCGGCGAGGGCCAGAAGCTCACCGCCGATGACCGGGTGGTTTTGCCGGTGCCGTTCTTCCACTGCTTCGGCTGCGTGCTCGGCGTGATGGCCAACCTCACGCACCGTTCGACCATGATCATCGTGGAGGACTTCAATGCGAGCCTTGTGCTGCAGGCCATTCACAAAGAGCGGGCGACGGCGGTCTACGGCGTACCCACCATGTTCATCGCCGAGCTCAACCATCCCGACTTCGAGAAGTACGATCTCACGAGTCTGCGCACCGGCATCATGGCGGGAAGCCCCTGTCCGCCCGAGACCATGCGTGAAGTCATGGACAAAATGCACATGACCGAGATCACGATCTGCTACGGGCTTACGGAAACGAGCCCCGTGTTCACGCAGACTTCGGCTGACGACGATATCGAGCACAAGTGCGAAACGGTCGGGCGCAAACACGAGCCGGTGCTCGTGAAGATCGTCGATCCCGATACGGGGCGCGTGTGCGGCATCGGCGAGCCGGGCGAGCTGTGCTGCAAAGGCTACAACGTCATGAAGGGTTACTACAAGATGCCCGAGGAAACCGCACGGGCAATCGACGAAGAGGGATACCTTCATTCAGGCGATATCGGTACGGTCGATGCGGACGGCTATTACCGCGTAACCGGTCGCGTGAAGGACATGATCATCAGAGGCGGCGAGAACGTCTATCCGCTCGAGGTCGAGAACTTCCTGCTCACGATGCCCGGCGTGCTCGACGCGCAAGTCGTAGGCGCTCCCGATGCGCGCCTCGGCGAGATCGTGGTGGCGTTTGTGCGCACCAGGCCGGGTCATGAGGATATGACCGAGGAGGACGTGCGCGCTTTCGCGATACCGCGTATCGCGCGCTACAAGGTGCCCAAGCGCGTGTTCTTCGTCGATGAGTTCCCGATGACCCCCTCGATGAAGGTACAGAAGTTCAAACTGCGCGAGATGGCGCAGGAGTACATCGAGGCGGGGAAGTAG
- a CDS encoding oxidoreductase has protein sequence MKEFALLIDYKYCTGCHVCEVSCRKEHDIPLDEWGIKLNELGPAKMQGRWLWDYVPIPSDLCDLCEERVAEGKKPACVHHCLAQCMELVPVEELSAALANRGSKVTCFIP, from the coding sequence ATGAAAGAATTCGCCTTACTGATCGATTACAAGTACTGCACCGGCTGCCACGTATGCGAAGTTTCGTGTCGCAAAGAACACGATATCCCGCTCGATGAATGGGGCATCAAGCTCAACGAGCTAGGTCCGGCGAAGATGCAAGGCAGGTGGCTTTGGGATTATGTCCCCATCCCTTCCGACCTCTGCGACTTATGCGAAGAGCGCGTAGCCGAAGGAAAGAAACCCGCATGCGTCCACCATTGCCTCGCACAGTGCATGGAGCTTGTGCCTGTTGAAGAACTTTCCGCCGCACTGGCGAATCGAGGAAGCAAGGTCACGTGCTTCATTCCCTAG
- a CDS encoding 4Fe-4S dicluster domain-containing protein gives MGKVFLIDVAKCNGCYDCQIVCKDEHCGNDWRPYAAPQPETGQFWMRLEEKTRGQVPVVRVAYKPVMCAHCASAPCETACPDNAFVRRSDGLLLIDPETCTGCGRCAEACPQGSIYLNAELGIAQKCTGCAHLLDNGWAVPRCVDACAHDAILYDEEESLAPLIEGAEMIKGVAPFGARAYYHNLPKRFVAGSIVDFEADELLIGAEVTLIGAEGSSFAQKTDQMGDFLFDQVPPDVYALSIAAEGYETLTREVDVREIDRSVGDLGMAKR, from the coding sequence ATGGGCAAGGTGTTTTTGATCGACGTTGCGAAGTGCAACGGATGCTACGACTGCCAGATCGTCTGCAAAGACGAGCACTGCGGCAACGATTGGCGGCCCTACGCCGCGCCGCAACCCGAGACGGGGCAGTTCTGGATGAGGCTCGAGGAAAAGACGCGCGGGCAGGTACCGGTAGTCAGGGTGGCGTACAAACCGGTGATGTGCGCCCACTGCGCTTCGGCTCCCTGTGAAACAGCATGCCCTGACAACGCGTTCGTCCGACGCAGCGACGGGTTGCTCCTTATCGACCCCGAAACGTGTACGGGGTGCGGCCGGTGCGCCGAGGCGTGCCCGCAGGGTTCGATCTACCTCAACGCTGAGCTCGGCATCGCGCAGAAATGCACGGGGTGCGCGCACCTGCTCGACAACGGATGGGCGGTTCCCCGGTGCGTCGACGCCTGCGCCCACGACGCCATCCTCTACGACGAAGAGGAAAGCCTCGCTCCGCTCATTGAGGGTGCCGAGATGATAAAGGGGGTTGCTCCGTTCGGTGCCCGTGCGTACTACCACAATCTGCCGAAGCGCTTCGTCGCCGGCTCGATCGTCGATTTCGAAGCCGACGAGCTGCTGATCGGGGCTGAAGTGACTTTGATTGGCGCCGAAGGCTCGAGCTTTGCGCAGAAAACCGATCAGATGGGCGATTTCCTGTTCGATCAGGTACCGCCCGATGTATATGCGCTGTCGATTGCGGCTGAGGGCTATGAAACCTTGACGAGGGAAGTGGACGTGCGCGAAATCGACCGCTCTGTCGGCGACCTCGGAATGGCGAAACGCTAA
- a CDS encoding helix-turn-helix transcriptional regulator — MKESESKVLEAAAILYNAIPGYLANTESKQQMGHYLVDLIDALDDIEYTRSGTPLYDIIGGSVPGRRKKAILDLERKYGLTEREGHILRYLANERNPTYIGNALGISPSTAKAHKYSIFKKLGVHTSDELKALLEQSEAHPAASE, encoded by the coding sequence ATGAAAGAAAGCGAATCGAAAGTGCTCGAAGCTGCAGCAATCCTCTATAACGCCATACCCGGTTATCTTGCCAACACCGAAAGCAAACAGCAGATGGGGCACTATCTTGTCGACCTCATCGACGCGCTTGACGATATCGAGTACACGCGATCCGGTACCCCGCTCTACGACATCATCGGCGGAAGCGTGCCGGGCAGACGAAAGAAAGCGATCCTCGATCTGGAACGAAAGTACGGGTTAACGGAGCGAGAGGGACATATCCTGCGCTACCTCGCAAACGAACGTAACCCGACCTACATCGGCAACGCTCTGGGCATCTCGCCCTCCACGGCAAAAGCGCACAAGTACTCGATCTTCAAGAAGCTCGGCGTACATACGTCCGATGAGCTCAAAGCTTTACTCGAGCAATCGGAAGCCCATCCTGCTGCAAGCGAGTAA